acctcccacctgctTATTAAGACCCACTACCCACTACCCCACACCCACCACCTCCTCTCCTCTTACTCTGCCAGTCACCCTAGGGATCACGGCATGCCCTGGGCAGCCTGAAGTGGAGCTCAAGTCCTTGGGGGCCTGGGTGAGGCAGAGTACAGCCTGTACTCAGGGGCATACTTTCTATCCCACTTTGCCTGGTGAAGCTTAGAACCCAGCTGTTTATCTCCAAGGAAACCAGGCAGGTAGGGGAGGCGCATAGTGGGCAGGGTTTCTTCAAAATTAATACTCTAAGTCCAGAGTTTTACAATGAGACCCTGGATAGGCTGGGAGCAGAGTTCTCCAGAGGGCACAGGCATCGATGCTGGACTGTCACATCCATCACTGGAATAGAGGAAGCTCCTCATCTCGGATGGGTTATGGAGGACTGGGACAGACATAAGTTCAGCCAAGGACTCCCTTGGCCCTCCTATATTAAAGCCAAAGGTTgtgctgaaaaggaaaaatataaaacagatccCATCCCTGTCCCACCCTATCCAGAATCCCCACAATAGGAAGAGCAAAAGTTTtaagttttgttaattttttttctttttcctttcttaaaaaaaaaaaagtaaataaattaaattgccAACAATGTGGCTGGGCTGGAAAAGTGGGGTAGCCATAATCAggccattcttaaaaaaaaaaaaagtgggagggagggagtgaaatATAAACAAGTAACAATGGCCAAAGGAAATTATCAAAATAACTAGTTACAATCACCGGGCTGGAGAAGGGTCTACGGAACCATTAGGGCCTGTGCCACAGAGGCAGCGCCTACCCGATTCCAGCAAACGCCAGAGAGCTGCTTCCTGCTGAGCATATGCACCCCAGTAGACtaacccctcacccccacccctgtcaTTCCCTAACCACGAGGAAGTGTAGGAAAGAAGAGCTCATCTGGAAATTTTCAGTATCCTAACCTGCACACCTGCAGACCCAGCGGGGGCCCACACCTTTAAGGTGGGCTGAATGGGGTATTGCTTGGCACAGAGGTCCAGTCTTCCCCTAAGGGCCACCAACAATGGCCGGCTGGCCTCCTTATTCATTTCTAGGGTTTTGTTCCACCCTCACCATTTCTCCCCTAGCTGCCCTCTAAATGCTGTTTAGAGTCAATAGTCCTGCCTGTTCTGATTCCTTGGTTTTGGAGGAGGGGAACACTTAGAGATTCCTCACTCCACCCTGATCCTCTGGAGAAAATGAGTATCCTTGTGCTTTCTGAAAATAACTGGAACCAGGGACCCTAGGCAGGAAAACAGATATAGAGGTGGGGCCTTTCCCAACCAGATGGAAAATTTACAGACATCTTAGgggaagaaataaagcaaaaggaGGGAATCTGGGTTCCCCACCTGAAAGGCTGAGCAGAGTGCCCCGGGGCCCCCCTTCAGTGCCAGAAGAGCAGGGAGATGTGTGGCTCAGGTGTAAGCCACGGTAttaagggaagtggggaggactCAGGGCCCCACTGCTGGAGTGACAGGATTTTCTGATTTTCATCTCCTCCTCATAGCCCGTCGAGATCTCCTATATCTCTTCCACACCATGCGCAAATATCATGACAAGCCCCGGCTCCTGCACCATGTCGTCACCCATGTGCTGGTTCTCACAGGCCATCACGACGACAGCCTGCTTGCCAGGGATGCGCTTGGCCACGTAGTTCTCATAGTAACGCCGGTTCATCTGCCTTGTCTCTAATGTGGCCAGACCCTGGGGCCAGCTCCGCTCGTGGGCATTTTCAATCAGCTCGTTGACAATGGAGGCAGGACAGCCACTCTCCACCAGGGAGCGCTTGATTACCGCCTGGAGCACAGCGTCCGGGGTCGAGATCATCCCTCCCCAGCGGGTCACTCTTGCTGGCTGCAGGGAGTTCACCCACCTGTGCAGAGGGAGTTGGAGGTGGTCATTCCAGCTCATCCCCTTTCTCTGCATTGGCTTTTCCTCCAAACAGGAACGACCACCCGCTCTGCACTCAGCCTAACCCGAttcatccttctttccttccatcatTGGCTCAGAAACTTCAAACAATTCCCTGGTTGGTTCCATCTAAGTCACTGCATGTTTCTCACCAGATTAAACTCCACGACTATAGGGTCCctgttatttttctgaaaaatttcaaTACTTATTAGCACATGGTACCTGACATGCAGGAAGCGCTCCACAAACATGTGCTGAAGGAGCAGCTGTTCCCCTCTGCTGTGTCCCGTGCAGCACTGTGTACTGTATATACTGACTCACACTTAACAGTTCAGTCTATGAACTGTATAGAGCCCCAGAACTGAAAGGGATCTTAGATTTTGCTTGTttactttgcttatttttgctatATTTTACATCACTTTCCTGGATTTGCACCTTCTTCTCTGAATTGTAAGCCCCCTGAAGGCATGAAtaatatcttctatttctttttggtcCTCCTAGCGCTCCACAGGCCTTTAACAGATGGCTCTGTACATGTGGGTACCCCCCTAATTCTTGGGTAAGTTTCCCCTTCCATCCACCCAGAAGAATGAGATCCTCAAGATTATCCCTTTCTCCTCCGGCCTTGTTCTTCACCCCAACATCTGAGAGGCggtggccccagcccagccctcttaTTACCCTCCTTCTGccactgccctgctcctccccaacAGGGCTCGGCGCCAGGATGTGGAGTAACTCCGCGTCCTGAGTGACACTCACTCTAGGATCTCGTTGTACTCAATTGTCTCCTCCAGGTTCTGAAGGTTGGGGTTGACACTGCGGATTGCACGCATGTATGCCTTTAGCAGCTGGATGTCTCGCTTCTGTTAGAGGGAAGGAGGATGAGGGATAATGGTTATGACAGAGAACAGACTAAAGACAAAAGTTTGTCTGAGAATGAGGGAAATCAAGAGATCTGAGGAACAACCAGACTGGGGGCTTCATGAAGACAGGGATACAACTGTCATTCACAGCTCTAGCCCCAGTGCTTAGCAAAGTGCCTTCAAGGGAAGGCATTTGATAAACAGTAGGTGAATGAATGTCACTGATGGGAAGAAGGGAAGCAAGAAGAGCTCCAGTCTGATTGGCTGCTACACACAGAGTATGTACTAACCGAGGCTCGCAAGCACAGGCACCGACCTGCCGCTCACATCGGAGCCTGTCACCCACAGGCACAAGGTTACAGGTGCCTACGGAGGACATGTTCTGCCCTGTGTCCTCTGGGCCCTACCTGCTCCGCCAGCTGGTGTTTGTGTTCCGCTGAGGTCTTCTCCAGCTCTGCAATGCGTGTCTGCTGCTGCTGGACCACTGAGCGCAGGTGCTTAATGCAGTTGTGGTTCGGCAGCTCATCTTTGGGCATCTCCAGGCTGCCCCCCAGGTGGGAAAAGAATAGGACAACAGGAGCATTCAATAAGACATGTGGCCGAAGGCGCACAACTGCTGAGAGCACTCTCTCCTACCTCAAATTTCTAACATGCAGTCATTTCTAACATTCAGGCTCCctcttgtttatttccttcacCACCTTCTGCTCCACTCCCCTCTGTCCCTTTGCTGTCTCCTTTCTCTGGGCCGCCTTCCCTCTATGAAAGTGGCTCATCTCCCACgtgcctctccttcccctcctagGTTCTGCCTGTGCACTCATTCCTTCTGAGAAGCCCTAGATTCACGGCCTAGCTATCAGCACTTAATCAAATATTTCACaccccaaagaaagaaaaaaataggtccAGAGGGAATATGAGAAGGCTGGAAATTAGAGCAGTCAATCTGACAAAGAAAAAGTAGTAATGGACAAAAGGGAAGAATAAAGTAAGCGAGTTTTTACTGCTATCACACAGATTGCAGAATCGCTGTCTCTCTCCTTTTATTAAAGCAAGAGCAAAAAGACCATAGCTGGAAAAGCAGCACAAAAGTGAGATCCTGGAGCAGGGAGCTGGGGGGGCCAAGAACACTCTTTGCCGACATGCACAGGAAGCTCCTCAGCGAGTGAGCAGGGGATCCAGAGATGGGGTATAAATGGGAAGGCCCTTatctgggcaggaggagggcaggaaTCTTACCCACATCCCTGTTCACAGGTCACAGGCCGTTTTGGGTTGTGCTCACAGTCACTGAGGTGAGACATGAGGTTGTCAAGCCGGACAACAGCACTGCAGCCAAACACAGCGTTGTCGCAGGCAATCTGCAGCTTTGACAACATGTTCCGCATGATCCGAGGTACTGGGCGCAGGTGGGCGACCGTCACAACGCTTCGGTCCACCGGACACGTCTGCTGCTGAGAGAACCACTGGGTGATGCAGGCGTTGCAGAAAGCATGCTCGCAGTGAGGCGCCTAGAAGGGGGAGTAGGGCAAAAGGGGCACAAGAGAATTAGCGGGAGCTAAGAGCCTGGGTACACTAACTCTGCAAAGCCAATCAAGCCTCTGAGCAGCTTCCAGGACCAGA
The Vicugna pacos chromosome 12, VicPac4, whole genome shotgun sequence DNA segment above includes these coding regions:
- the LOC140700011 gene encoding E3 ubiquitin-protein ligase NRDP1 isoform X1; the encoded protein is MLTKTLSVLFAVESWRSQSSLARPESVVSSSGRYEKKLMINQAPHCEHAFCNACITQWFSQQQTCPVDRSVVTVAHLRPVPRIMRNMLSKLQIACDNAVFGCSAVVRLDNLMSHLSDCEHNPKRPVTCEQGCGLEMPKDELPNHNCIKHLRSVVQQQQTRIAELEKTSAEHKHQLAEQKRDIQLLKAYMRAIRSVNPNLQNLEETIEYNEILEWVNSLQPARVTRWGGMISTPDAVLQAVIKRSLVESGCPASIVNELIENAHERSWPQGLATLETRQMNRRYYENYVAKRIPGKQAVVVMACENQHMGDDMVQEPGLVMIFAHGVEEI
- the LOC140700011 gene encoding E3 ubiquitin-protein ligase NRDP1 isoform X2, with amino-acid sequence MGYDVTRFQGDVDEDLICPICSGVLEEPVQAPHCEHAFCNACITQWFSQQQTCPVDRSVVTVAHLRPVPRIMRNMLSKLQIACDNAVFGCSAVVRLDNLMSHLSDCEHNPKRPVTCEQGCGLEMPKDELPNHNCIKHLRSVVQQQQTRIAELEKTSAEHKHQLAEQKRDIQLLKAYMRAIRSVNPNLQNLEETIEYNEILEWVNSLQPARVTRWGGMISTPDAVLQAVIKRSLVESGCPASIVNELIENAHERSWPQGLATLETRQMNRRYYENYVAKRIPGKQAVVVMACENQHMGDDMVQEPGLVMIFAHGVEEI